Genomic DNA from Desulfuromonas sp. TF:
GCGCCCCCCGCGTGAAAAAAATCCCTTTGACTTTTATCGGCTAGGGGAGGAAGATAGTTGATTCTATGAAGATTTCAGCCCTGCTAGACAACCTGACCCCACGCCGGGTCGACGGACCGCCGGACACCGAAATCACGGGTCTTTATCACGACTCTCGCCAGGTGCTGCCCGGGGGAGCTTTTTTCGCCCTGCGCGGCGCATTGACCGATGGACACCGGTTCATCGACGATGCCCTGGCGAGGGGTGCCTCCGCAGTCTTCATGGAGGAGAAGAGGCCTTTGCCGGACGGTGTCGTCGGCGTTCTGCTCGATGACGCCCGCCAGGCGATGGGCAGGGTCGCGGCCGCATTTTATGGCAACCCGACCGCTGGAATTCCCGTGGCTGGAGTGACGGGGACCAACGGCAAGACCACGATCACTTATCTGCTCGAATCGATTTTGAATGTGGCCGGCAGACGTCCGGCCGTCATCGGAACGATCAATTACCGCTTTGGAGTAACGCAGATCCCGGCGCCGCACACGACCCCCGAATCGACGGATCTGTTCCGGACCATCGCCGATTTTCGACGTCAGGGAGCCGGCGCCCTGGTCATGGAGGTCTCCTCCCATGCCCTCGACCAGCATCGGGTGGAGGAGGTCCGTTTCAGTGTGGGGATTTTCACGAATCTCACCCCTGAACATCTCGACTACCACCAGGATATGGAAGGGTATTTCGCCACCAAGCGGCGGCTTCTGACCGATTTGCTGGAGTCCGCGGGCGGCCGCGCCGTGATCAACATCGACGATGAGTACGGCCGACGGATTGCCTCAGAGCTTCCCGGCTCCCTGACCTGCGGCCGAGACGAAAAGGCTCGTGTCCGGCCTCTCGAGATGACCGTCTCTCTGAGGGGGATTGAAGGAATGGTGGACACGCCGGTCGGCTCCTTCCACCTGAAATCCCCCCTGCTTGGCACATTCAATCTGCAGAATCTCCTGTGCGCCGCCGGCGCCGCGGTGGCGATGGATATTCCCCTGGAGGTCATCTCCGAGGGGCTCGCCGGTGCGCCGCAGGTACCCGGCCGGATGGAGCGGATAGAGAACGACCGTGACGCATTG
This window encodes:
- a CDS encoding UDP-N-acetylmuramoyl-L-alanyl-D-glutamate--2,6-diaminopimelate ligase, which produces MKISALLDNLTPRRVDGPPDTEITGLYHDSRQVLPGGAFFALRGALTDGHRFIDDALARGASAVFMEEKRPLPDGVVGVLLDDARQAMGRVAAAFYGNPTAGIPVAGVTGTNGKTTITYLLESILNVAGRRPAVIGTINYRFGVTQIPAPHTTPESTDLFRTIADFRRQGAGALVMEVSSHALDQHRVEEVRFSVGIFTNLTPEHLDYHQDMEGYFATKRRLLTDLLESAGGRAVINIDDEYGRRIASELPGSLTCGRDEKARVRPLEMTVSLRGIEGMVDTPVGSFHLKSPLLGTFNLQNLLCAAGAAVAMDIPLEVISEGLAGAPQVPGRMERIENDRDALILVDYAHTGDALEKVLSTLQDLSPRRIITVFGCGGDRDRGKRPVMGEVAARFSDLTVLTSDNPRSEDPLAILEEIRMGVRRICERELTRKEALAGEEKGFVIIPDRREAISFAVEALHPGELLLVAGKGHEDYQIIGRERRHFDDREELRRALTRGERKP